In a genomic window of Taeniopygia guttata chromosome 11, bTaeGut7.mat, whole genome shotgun sequence:
- the TENT4B gene encoding terminal nucleotidyltransferase 4B translates to MDPRIAWFQPEQLGPSNRLWMQIWETTQGVRNLYFQQQQQQQEQQQQQQQQQQQSAPAAVGPASPPGMYRAPRADPPPDFLPLESANNPHSRGHRQASPPPGAAAWARPARGAPPAAAAAAASNKRKRDNKASTFGLNYSLLLGRAPAPADEPAARTQPGLAEPLYTGTPWKKRNYSQGVVGLHEEIIDFYKYMSPRPEEETMRMEVVNRIENVIKELWPNADVQIFGSFKTGLYLPTSDIDLVVFGKWETLPLWTLEEALRKHNVADENSVKVLDKATVPIIKLTDSFTEVKVDISFNVQNGVKAAQLIKDFIKKYPVLPFLVLVLKQFLLQRDLNEVFTGGIGSYSLFLMAVSFLQLHPREDACMPNANYGVLLIEFFELYGRHFNYLKTGIRIKDGGSYVAKDEVQKSMLDGYRPSMLYIEDPLQPGNDVGRSSYGAMQVKQAFDYAYVVLSHAVSPIAKYYPNNETESILGRIIRVTQEVATYRDWISKQWGMQSRTESSCNGNGVTLIVDTQQLDKCNNNLAEENEALGKPRNKTSETLSKHSSNSSSGPLSSSSSTLSSSSDVDSDGTPCKTSKQLSCRQSTTNRVGSQEVSLESSQSSGKTQNSQTANTSSNTNKSQHGSARLFRSSNKGFQGPTNSSHGTSVTNKQHQGSKSHHQFFHGKKRKHKRDAALSDLCR, encoded by the exons ATGGATCCCCGGATAGCCTGGTTCCAGCCAGAGCAGCTCGGCCCCTCGAACCGCCTGTGGATGCAGATCTGGGAGACCACGCAGGGGGTCCGCAACCTCtacttccagcagcagcagcagcagcaggagcagcagcagcaacagcagcagcagcagcagcagagcgcCCCCGCCGCGGTCGGCCCGGCCTCCCCGCCCGGCATGTaccgcgccccccgcgccgaCCCCCCGCCCGACTTCCTGCCGCTCGAGAGCGCCAACAACCCGCACAGCCGCGGCCACCGCCAGGCCTCGCCGCCCCCGGGGGCCGCCGCCTGGGCCCGGCCCGCGCGGGgggcgccgcccgccgccgccgccgccgccgccagcaACAAGAGGAAGCGCGACAACAAGGCCAGCACCTTCGGGCTCAACTAcagcctgctgctgggccgcgcccccgccccggccgACGAGCCGGCCGCCCGCACCCAGCCCGGCCTGGCCGAGCCGCTCTACACCGGCACTCCCTGGAAGAAGAGGAACTACAGCCAGGGAGTCGTGGG tCTTCATGAAGAAATCATTGACTTTTATAAGTATATGTCTCCCAGACCTGAAGAAGAGACAATGCGGATGGAAGTGGTGAACAGAATAGAAAATGTTATCAAAGAGCTCTGGCCTAATGCAGAT GTGCAGATATTTGGAAGTTTTAAAACTGGTTTATATTTACCTACAAG tgaTATTGATTTAGTTGTGTTTGGAAAATGGGAGACATTACCTCTTTGGACCCTGGAAGAAGCTCTTAGAAAGCACAATGTAGCAGATGAAAACTCAGTGAAGGTTTTAGATAAAGCAACT GTACCTATTATTAAACTGACAGATTCCTTCACTGAAGTAAAAGTTGATATAAGCTTTAATGTACAGAATGGGGTTAAAGCAGCCCAGCTCATCAAAGATTTTATCAAG aaatATCCTGTGTTACCATTTCTAGTTTTAGTATTGAAACAGTTCCTGTTGCAGAGGGACCTTAATGAAGTATTTACAGGTGGAATTGGTTCTTATAGTCTCTTTTTAATGGCTGTCAGTTTCCTTCAG CTGCATCCCAGGGAAGATGCCTGTATGCCCAATGCCAACTATGGTGTTCTTTTAATAGAGTTTTTTGAATTATATGGACGTCACTTCAATTATCTGAAGACTGGAATCCGAATAAAGGATGGTGGCTCTTATGTTGCCAAGGATGAAGTGCAGAAGAGCATGTTGGATGGCTACAGACCATCAATGCTGTACATCGAGGATCCATTACAGCCAG GTAATGATGTTGGCAGGAGTTCCTATGGTGCCATGCAAGTGAAGCAGGCTTTTGATTATGCCTATGTTGTTCTGAGCCATGCGGTTTCCCCAATAGCTAAATATTATCCTAACAACGAAACAGAAAG TATATTAGGGAGAATAATTAGAGTAACACAAGAAGTGGCCACATACAGAGACTGGATATCCAAGCAGTGGGGAATGCAAAGCAGAACAGAATCTTCATGTAATG GTAATGGAGTAACCTTGATAGTAGATACTCAGCAGCTGGACAAATGCAACAATAATCTTGCTGAAGAGAATGAAGCACTGGGAAAACctagaaataaaacttcagaaACACTTAGTAAACATTCTTCAAATTCTTCATCAGGTCCtctgtcatcatcatcatccacACTGTCCAGCTCTAGTGATGTT GATTCTGATGGAACACCTTGCAAAACCTCTAAACAGTTGAGTTGTCGTCAGTCTACCACAAACAGAGTGGGGTCACAAGAAGTGTCACTGGAATCCTCCCAGTCAAGTGGGAAAACACAAAATAGCCAAACAGCCAATACATCCAGCAACACGAACAAATCTCAG CATGGATCTGCACGGTTATTTCGCTCTTCTAACAAAGGCTTCCAAGGTCCAACAAACTCAAGCCATGGTACCTCAGTCACAAACAAACAGCACCAAGGCAGCAAATCACACCATCAGTTTTTCCACGGCAAAAAGAGGAAACACAAGAGGGATGCAGCCCTGTCAGACCTTTGTAGATAG